The following are encoded in a window of Athene noctua unplaced genomic scaffold, bAthNoc1.hap1.1 HAP1_HAP1_scaffold_153, whole genome shotgun sequence genomic DNA:
- the LOC141955294 gene encoding meiosis initiator protein-like isoform X1, which yields MGLTGPCWEALDWEGGAPLSPSPEREGLLGLSPSLLASPPPPGPPDEVLQDLFADVYLGPQAPAVASQEAAASGSPVTPRVAVEMGGSPRTQGQGVPLRPKKRCINGFIMFCRINRRNYMRAYPGVASSAVTRELAQLWHSLSPDERHSYCLWAQRFNRLNNRVTELDGDEDDDDINPPAPLQLPLAACAGTLGGSPLPP from the exons ATGGGCCTTACTGGGccctgctgggaggcactggactgGGAAGGGGGGGCTCCCCTGAGCCCCTCTCCGGAGcgggaggggctgctggggctcagcccctccttGCTGGCCTCGccaccccccccggggccccctgATGAAGTGCTACAAG ATCTCTTCGCAGACGTCTATCTCGGCCCGCAG GCCCCAGCAGTGGCATCGCAGGAGGCAGCGGCCAGTGGCAGCCCGGTGACCCCCAGGGTGGCTGTGGAGATGGGGGGGTCACCGCGCACACAGGGACAGGGTGTCCCCCTCCGCCCCAAGAAGAGATGTATAAATGGGTTCATCATGTTCTGCCGCATCAACCGGAGAAACTACATGAG AGCCTACCCAGGAGTGGCCTCCTCTGCGGTCACGCGGGAGCTGGCGCAGCTCTGGCACAGCCTCAGCCCTGATGAGCGCCACTCATACTG CCTGTGGGCCCAGCGGTTCAACCGTCTGAACAACCGGGTGACAGAGctggatggggatgaggatgatgaCGACATCAACCCCCCTGcgcccctccagctgccactggCTGCCTGCGCTGGCACGCTTGGGGGGAGCCCTCTGCCACCCTGA
- the LOC141955294 gene encoding uncharacterized protein LOC141955294 isoform X2: MGLTGPCWEALDWEGGAPLSPSPEREGLLGLSPSLLASPPPPGPPDEVLQDLFADVYLGPQAPAVASQEAAASGSPVTPRVAVEMGGSPRTQGQGVPLRPKKRCINGFIMFCRINRRNYMSLWAQRFNRLNNRVTELDGDEDDDDINPPAPLQLPLAACAGTLGGSPLPP, encoded by the exons ATGGGCCTTACTGGGccctgctgggaggcactggactgGGAAGGGGGGGCTCCCCTGAGCCCCTCTCCGGAGcgggaggggctgctggggctcagcccctccttGCTGGCCTCGccaccccccccggggccccctgATGAAGTGCTACAAG ATCTCTTCGCAGACGTCTATCTCGGCCCGCAG GCCCCAGCAGTGGCATCGCAGGAGGCAGCGGCCAGTGGCAGCCCGGTGACCCCCAGGGTGGCTGTGGAGATGGGGGGGTCACCGCGCACACAGGGACAGGGTGTCCCCCTCCGCCCCAAGAAGAGATGTATAAATGGGTTCATCATGTTCTGCCGCATCAACCGGAGAAACTACATGAG CCTGTGGGCCCAGCGGTTCAACCGTCTGAACAACCGGGTGACAGAGctggatggggatgaggatgatgaCGACATCAACCCCCCTGcgcccctccagctgccactggCTGCCTGCGCTGGCACGCTTGGGGGGAGCCCTCTGCCACCCTGA